The following proteins are encoded in a genomic region of Moritella sp. Urea-trap-13:
- a CDS encoding ATP-dependent zinc protease, producing the protein MEMDTFKTPRQLMTAVIISALLSGCANVDQFLNQGETAALLKSQIEQQSEQITLLVEQQNTILAELQKQPALFAHQTQNISQLNSKLEDYVQLRQQVIDNSERIATCQADKKTQSSDNHLSLAQSTEGITPLEKRVIGSEELVLLDDLKEQYKARIDTGATTSSLNATNIVEFERDGKKWVRFNFNQSLNDDQVIEAKVARTILIRQANSSEPTRRPIIELPVQLGDLKTLTEFTLADRRHMSFPVLLGRTFLKDIVIVDVARTYTSTKSITQ; encoded by the coding sequence ATGGAAATGGATACTTTCAAAACCCCTCGTCAATTAATGACCGCTGTCATCATTAGCGCCCTACTTTCAGGCTGTGCGAATGTGGATCAATTTCTTAATCAAGGAGAGACCGCAGCGCTACTGAAATCTCAAATTGAACAACAGAGTGAACAAATAACGTTATTAGTTGAACAACAAAATACCATTTTAGCTGAATTACAAAAACAGCCAGCTTTATTTGCTCACCAAACACAAAACATCAGCCAACTTAACAGTAAGCTCGAAGATTATGTGCAATTACGCCAACAAGTCATCGACAATAGCGAGCGCATTGCGACTTGCCAAGCCGATAAAAAAACTCAATCCAGCGATAACCATCTGTCCCTTGCACAGTCAACCGAAGGGATAACACCGCTGGAGAAAAGAGTGATCGGCTCAGAAGAACTGGTCTTGCTCGATGATCTAAAAGAACAATATAAAGCCCGCATCGATACAGGTGCAACGACCTCATCATTAAACGCGACCAACATTGTTGAGTTTGAACGGGATGGCAAAAAATGGGTTCGCTTTAACTTCAATCAAAGTCTCAATGATGACCAAGTCATTGAAGCAAAAGTGGCACGTACTATTTTGATCCGCCAAGCCAATAGCAGTGAGCCGACACGCCGTCCTATTATCGAATTACCCGTACAGCTGGGTGATCTAAAAACCTTAACTGAGTTTACCCTTGCCGACCGTCGTCACATGTCATTTCCGGTATTACTTGGACGTACATTCTTAAAAGACATTGTCATTGTTGATGTTGCACGTACTTACACATCAACTAAGTCCATCACTCAGTAA
- the cmoB gene encoding tRNA 5-methoxyuridine(34)/uridine 5-oxyacetic acid(34) synthase CmoB yields MIDFSNFYQIIAKNKLHHWLYTLPAQMHEWEREHKHGFLPRWEKVLKKLPKIETKHINITDKFEVGAPGELSESDLRKTESLLQKFHPWRKGPFNIHGIHIDTEWRSDWKWERLREFISPLKYRYVLDVGCGSGYHMWRMLGDGAEFVVGIDPSQLFLVQFEAIRHFANNDQRVHLLPLGIQELPKLRAFDTVFSMGVLYHRKSPIDHIEQLKNQLRDGGELVLETLVIDGDEQAVLVPGDRYAQMRNVWFLPSCAALKLWVEKLGFENVRIVDVSDTSIEEQRATEWMRNESLVDFLDPNDHSKTVEGYPAPKRAVLIATKPYAEQLDE; encoded by the coding sequence ATGATCGACTTTTCAAATTTTTACCAGATAATTGCGAAAAACAAATTACACCATTGGCTGTACACGCTGCCTGCACAAATGCACGAATGGGAACGCGAACATAAACATGGTTTTTTACCGCGCTGGGAAAAGGTACTAAAGAAGCTACCTAAAATCGAAACCAAGCACATCAATATTACCGACAAGTTTGAAGTTGGTGCGCCGGGTGAGTTAAGCGAAAGCGACCTGCGTAAAACCGAAAGTCTATTACAAAAATTCCATCCATGGCGCAAAGGCCCATTCAACATACACGGTATTCACATTGATACAGAATGGCGCAGTGATTGGAAATGGGAACGTTTACGTGAGTTTATCTCGCCGTTAAAATACCGTTATGTGCTTGATGTAGGCTGCGGTAGCGGTTACCACATGTGGCGTATGCTCGGTGACGGTGCAGAATTTGTTGTGGGTATCGATCCAAGCCAATTGTTCTTAGTGCAATTTGAAGCAATCCGTCATTTTGCCAATAACGACCAACGTGTGCACTTATTACCCCTTGGTATTCAAGAATTACCTAAATTACGTGCCTTCGACACAGTTTTCTCTATGGGTGTTCTATATCATCGCAAATCACCAATTGACCATATTGAACAGCTTAAAAACCAGCTGCGTGATGGCGGTGAATTAGTATTAGAAACATTAGTGATTGATGGTGATGAGCAAGCAGTATTAGTCCCTGGCGATCGTTATGCGCAAATGCGTAATGTATGGTTCTTACCAAGTTGTGCAGCACTCAAACTTTGGGTTGAAAAACTCGGATTTGAAAATGTGCGTATCGTTGATGTTTCCGATACCAGTATCGAAGAGCAGCGTGCGACAGAATGGATGCGTAACGAGTCATTGGTTGATTTCCTTGACCCGAACGATCACAGTAAAACGGTTGAAGGCTACCCTGCACCGAAACGTGCGGTATTAATTGCCACTAAACCTTATGCAGAGCAGTTAGACGAATAA
- the cmoA gene encoding carboxy-S-adenosyl-L-methionine synthase CmoA, with protein sequence MQQRDQIFSAPLDQIGDFTFDERVAEVFPDMIKRSVPGYSNIISAIGMMTARYAQDNTQLYDLGCSLGAATIAMRRNVQASNCNIVAIDNSQAMLERCERHLSAYKSDTPVQVLCDDICAVDITNASIVVLNFTLQFIPSAERQALLTKIYAGLVPGGILILSEKFCFGDENVNDLLINLHEDFKRANGYSELEISQKRSAIEDVMRPDSIETHLKRLKDIGFSSANSWFQCFNFGSMVAIK encoded by the coding sequence ATGCAACAACGCGATCAGATTTTCTCAGCCCCGTTAGATCAAATCGGTGACTTCACCTTTGACGAACGTGTTGCAGAAGTATTTCCGGATATGATTAAACGTTCTGTACCCGGTTACTCTAATATCATTTCTGCTATTGGCATGATGACCGCGCGTTATGCTCAAGACAATACCCAGCTTTATGATTTAGGTTGCTCACTTGGCGCTGCCACTATTGCGATGCGCCGTAACGTGCAAGCAAGCAATTGCAATATCGTCGCGATAGATAACTCGCAAGCAATGCTGGAGCGTTGTGAGCGCCATCTCTCCGCTTATAAAAGTGATACACCAGTACAAGTACTGTGTGATGATATTTGTGCGGTGGATATCACCAATGCATCGATTGTAGTGTTGAATTTTACCCTACAATTTATTCCATCAGCAGAACGCCAAGCGCTACTCACCAAAATTTATGCTGGTTTAGTCCCTGGTGGTATTCTGATCCTGTCAGAGAAATTCTGCTTTGGTGATGAAAACGTCAATGATTTACTGATCAATTTACACGAAGATTTCAAACGTGCTAATGGGTATAGCGAATTAGAGATAAGTCAAAAACGCAGCGCGATTGAAGATGTAATGCGTCCCGACAGTATTGAAACACATTTGAAGCGTCTAAAAGATATCGGCTTTAGTAGCGCCAACTCTTGGTTCCAGTGTTTTAACTTTGGTTCTATGGTCGCGATTAAATAA
- the aspS gene encoding aspartate--tRNA ligase, whose amino-acid sequence MRTVYCGQVNEAHIGQQVELCGWVNRRRDLGGVIFIDLRDREGIVQVVYDPDVEAVFERASQLRNEFCVKITGTVRAREERQVNKDMATGAIEVSGLDLEIINKAEALPLDFNQVNSEEQRLKHRFLDLRRPEMSNRLKIRAKASNFVRRFMDDHGFLDIETPVLTKATPEGARDYLVPSRTHKGQFFALPQSPQLFKQLLMMSGFDRYYQIVKCFRDEDLRADRQPEFTQIDIETSFMTAPQVREVTERLITSMWKEILDVELPAFPSMTYAEAMRRFGSDKPDLRNPLELVDVADILKDVEFKVFAEPANNPKGRVAVLCVTGGAKLSRKQIDEYTKFVGIYGAKGMAWMKVKDVAAGAEGVQSPVAKFLTADVITALLERTNAKDGDIIFFGADTNKIVTEALGALRLKVGTDLELTSNEWKPLWVVDFPMFEEDGEGNLHAVHHPFTAPMDVDAQELLANPADAISDAYDMVINGYEVGGGSVRIHKGEMQKAVFEILGIEAQEQQDKFGFLLEALKYGTPPHAGLAFGLDRLAMLLTGTDNIRDVIAFPKTTTAACLLTSAPSEANPASLEELSIAVVKKEKATDAE is encoded by the coding sequence ATGCGCACAGTGTATTGCGGACAAGTAAATGAAGCACATATCGGCCAACAGGTTGAATTGTGTGGTTGGGTTAATCGTCGTCGTGATTTAGGCGGTGTTATTTTTATCGATTTACGTGACCGTGAAGGTATTGTGCAAGTTGTTTATGATCCAGATGTAGAAGCTGTATTTGAACGTGCTAGCCAATTACGTAACGAATTCTGTGTGAAAATCACTGGTACTGTACGTGCTCGTGAAGAACGCCAAGTAAATAAAGACATGGCAACTGGCGCGATTGAAGTTTCAGGCCTAGACCTAGAAATTATCAATAAAGCAGAAGCACTGCCGCTTGATTTCAACCAAGTGAACAGCGAAGAGCAACGTCTTAAGCACCGTTTCTTAGATCTACGTCGCCCAGAAATGAGCAACCGTCTTAAGATCCGTGCTAAAGCAAGTAACTTTGTTCGTCGTTTCATGGATGACCACGGTTTCCTTGATATTGAAACACCAGTACTAACAAAAGCAACGCCAGAAGGCGCACGTGATTACCTAGTACCAAGCCGTACGCATAAAGGTCAATTCTTTGCTTTGCCACAATCACCACAGTTATTTAAGCAACTGTTGATGATGTCTGGTTTCGATCGTTATTACCAAATCGTTAAATGTTTCCGTGATGAAGATTTACGTGCTGACCGTCAGCCTGAATTCACACAAATAGATATCGAAACATCATTCATGACTGCACCACAAGTGCGTGAAGTGACTGAACGTTTAATCACGAGCATGTGGAAAGAAATCTTGGACGTTGAATTACCAGCGTTCCCAAGCATGACTTATGCTGAAGCAATGCGTCGTTTTGGTTCAGATAAACCTGATCTACGTAACCCGTTAGAACTTGTTGACGTTGCAGACATCCTAAAAGATGTTGAATTTAAAGTATTCGCTGAACCTGCCAACAACCCGAAAGGTCGTGTAGCGGTATTATGTGTTACTGGCGGCGCTAAACTGTCTCGTAAGCAAATTGACGAATACACTAAATTTGTAGGCATCTATGGCGCGAAAGGCATGGCATGGATGAAAGTGAAAGACGTTGCCGCTGGTGCTGAAGGCGTACAATCGCCAGTAGCTAAGTTCTTAACAGCTGACGTGATCACTGCATTACTTGAGCGTACTAACGCCAAAGACGGCGATATCATTTTCTTCGGCGCAGATACAAACAAAATTGTAACTGAAGCTCTTGGCGCACTTCGTCTTAAAGTAGGTACTGATTTAGAACTTACTTCAAACGAATGGAAACCACTTTGGGTTGTTGACTTCCCAATGTTTGAAGAAGATGGCGAAGGTAACCTACACGCGGTTCACCACCCATTCACAGCGCCAATGGATGTTGATGCACAAGAGCTATTAGCTAACCCTGCTGACGCTATCTCTGACGCTTACGACATGGTTATTAATGGCTATGAAGTTGGTGGTGGTTCTGTGCGTATTCACAAAGGTGAAATGCAAAAAGCAGTATTCGAAATCTTAGGTATCGAAGCACAAGAGCAACAAGACAAGTTTGGTTTCTTGCTTGAAGCGCTTAAATACGGTACGCCGCCACATGCTGGTTTAGCATTTGGTTTAGACCGTCTAGCTATGTTGCTAACAGGTACTGATAACATCCGTGACGTTATCGCATTCCCTAAAACAACAACTGCTGCGTGCTTATTAACATCAGCACCAAGTGAAGCAAACCCAGCATCACTTGAAGAGCTAAGCATTGCTGTTGTGAAGAAAGAGAAAGCGACTGACGCTGAGTAA
- a CDS encoding bacteriohemerythrin, with the protein MISLKWNEDMSVGIDEIDTDHKQILSIIASIIEAIDTNANADTMEQHFADLTACSTAHFKHEEALMETMAFDDFVEHKKGHQTFLKQLPELKNKLLHSNDTDAAEQVSQFLYDWVIEHIFISDMDYVHAFHNETKHSVSLKAIFQRTSEWLSHRVSISTRVLITSLLPILGMLLLSFIAIKDNYQQYKNMQLLDNLTQIVQQVNSLTHNLQVERGLLSSYMSSDYKRFSKALTTQQHKSNDAIYTFTTLLNSRQALLTEPMLIEFINSTKIDIAELIIFRSGLNNTDISSEQMLTGYNEIIGKLLSRVNRLSHIKMDAEFANNITAINAIVGLKEILGQQREIGTLLIDDDLSKHELMHSERYKHIYMQLGMQLNAIFIFNYSATPEQLQACGQLCNIAKQKAFISNAIEDFMLKPEIEQNSQFWFIQLTNRIDDIEIVADKIINDLDVKTQLKLEKLESRFYLVLIIISTIVIFNTLLFTILYHSVITPIRRITHALKQVTLGHYNQQMNASTSSDEIGAMYEAYETLRRKLLQADMSKNIIKRQQQSLLDRRKERDKYRELASRDTLTGALNRRKFNLVLKQEIGFAKQDKQKLSLLLLDIDHFKNINDSYGHAGGDQVLRDFYDACFSSVKASDIVARIGGEEFAILMPETNSTQAHVIAERLRHNISNLQVPYGQDTIRLTVSIGLAQWHEYNSFNVEEFISHTDKALYQAKHDGRNCVVAASE; encoded by the coding sequence ATGATCAGTCTAAAATGGAATGAAGACATGTCTGTTGGTATCGATGAGATTGATACCGATCATAAACAGATCCTCTCTATTATTGCATCTATAATCGAAGCGATTGATACCAACGCGAATGCCGATACGATGGAGCAACATTTTGCTGACCTTACGGCTTGTAGTACCGCGCATTTCAAGCATGAAGAAGCATTAATGGAGACAATGGCCTTCGATGATTTTGTTGAGCATAAAAAAGGTCATCAAACGTTTTTAAAGCAACTCCCTGAATTGAAGAATAAACTGTTACATTCAAATGATACTGATGCGGCAGAACAAGTAAGTCAGTTTTTATATGATTGGGTGATTGAGCATATTTTCATTTCTGACATGGATTATGTACATGCATTTCATAATGAAACAAAACATTCAGTTTCATTGAAAGCCATATTCCAGCGTACATCGGAATGGCTAAGTCATCGAGTCAGCATTTCGACTCGCGTGCTTATTACCTCGTTATTACCAATCCTTGGTATGTTATTACTCAGCTTTATCGCAATTAAAGACAATTACCAACAATACAAAAATATGCAGCTGTTAGATAATCTCACCCAGATCGTGCAGCAAGTGAACTCACTAACACATAACTTACAAGTCGAACGTGGATTACTGTCAAGCTACATGAGTTCAGACTATAAACGTTTCTCTAAAGCGCTCACCACCCAACAACACAAAAGTAATGATGCAATATATACGTTTACCACGCTGCTCAATTCACGTCAGGCGTTATTAACTGAACCTATGTTAATTGAGTTTATTAACTCAACCAAAATTGACATTGCCGAGTTGATCATATTTCGCAGTGGTTTAAACAATACCGACATCAGTAGTGAGCAAATGCTAACTGGTTATAATGAGATTATTGGTAAACTATTATCGCGGGTAAATCGTTTATCGCATATCAAAATGGATGCCGAGTTTGCTAATAATATTACTGCGATTAATGCGATCGTAGGATTGAAGGAGATCCTTGGTCAACAACGAGAGATTGGTACATTACTCATCGATGATGATCTATCCAAGCATGAGTTAATGCACAGCGAACGTTACAAGCATATTTATATGCAACTGGGAATGCAGCTCAATGCTATCTTCATTTTTAATTATTCAGCAACCCCAGAGCAACTCCAGGCGTGTGGTCAGTTATGTAATATAGCAAAACAAAAAGCATTTATTAGCAACGCGATTGAAGACTTCATGCTCAAACCTGAAATAGAGCAAAACAGTCAATTTTGGTTCATCCAACTAACAAATCGCATTGATGACATCGAAATAGTGGCAGATAAAATCATCAATGATCTCGACGTTAAAACACAGTTAAAACTCGAAAAATTAGAATCTAGGTTTTATCTAGTACTTATTATAATTAGCACTATTGTCATTTTTAATACCTTACTTTTCACCATTCTCTATCACAGTGTTATTACCCCTATTCGCCGAATTACCCATGCGTTAAAACAAGTCACATTAGGCCATTACAACCAACAAATGAATGCATCCACATCCAGTGACGAAATTGGCGCTATGTACGAGGCTTACGAAACATTACGCCGAAAATTATTACAAGCTGACATGTCAAAAAATATCATTAAACGTCAGCAACAATCGCTATTAGATCGCCGTAAAGAGCGAGATAAGTACCGTGAATTGGCATCAAGAGATACTTTAACTGGCGCATTAAATCGACGTAAATTTAACTTGGTCCTGAAACAAGAAATTGGCTTTGCCAAACAAGATAAACAAAAGTTGTCATTATTATTACTCGATATTGACCACTTCAAGAATATCAATGACTCTTATGGTCATGCTGGCGGCGATCAAGTATTACGCGATTTCTACGACGCCTGCTTCAGCAGTGTCAAAGCATCCGATATCGTCGCGCGTATTGGTGGTGAAGAGTTCGCCATCTTAATGCCGGAAACCAACAGCACCCAAGCACACGTCATTGCTGAACGACTTCGCCATAATATCAGTAACCTGCAGGTACCTTATGGCCAAGATACGATTCGTCTCACCGTCAGTATTGGACTAGCCCAGTGGCACGAGTACAACTCCTTTAATGTCGAAGAATTTATTTCACATACCGATAAGGCACTTTATCAAGCAAAACATGATGGTCGAAATTGCGTTGTAGCAGCATCTGAATAG
- a CDS encoding Lon protease family protein: protein MSIKPLDCNQLYRISTLTELAADCKSTKHLQPLDQIIGQDRAQQAVEFAMSIKEKGYNIYALGHNGLGKRTMILRYLNRHEPSSNNQAIFDWCYTVNFDEARHPKVLRLPAGTAHQFKKEVESLTLRLVKALSMAFDNEIYFARAEKLKNRLEKKQEAILQDLTKSAEQHSISLTLTAQGDYQLVAMNDKNEAYSETDFDALTDSQKKRFETKITELEIKLRDIIRQLTIWEEEFTDKIQKLDEQIAQDVLVHCTTQLKDKYSHLPEVKAHLIAMNKDILDNLDIFVEDSEDDITLAYAALDKKMPRRYQINVLVCQETNTFPIVVEESPNYHTIFGYIENATFKGTVFTDASLIRAGSLHRANGGVLMIDAVKVLERPYVWDGLKRALRANKLSLSSLEREVSLSGTISLDPEPIPLSVKIILFGDYQTYQLLQQYDPEFRELFRVTADFEDVMPRTEIAEANYAKFISSIVHDNDMLHCDRKAMSRIIEYSSRQAEDQDMLSLHSVDIANLLRESNYCARLANATLIRYHHVEQALTNKQQRAGRLQDYLLQSFMNGSTLIDIKGHVVGQINALSVIATADSQFGIPGRITATASFGEGEIFDIERQVKLGGNIHSKGVMILTAYLASVFGQTAIIPLTTRLTFEQSYGQIDGDSASLAECSAIISAFSQVPLRQDIAITGSMDQFGHAQPIGGVNEKIEGFFDVCSSITTLSTQGVIIPRANVHNLMLRSDVIAAVEQGLFHIWAIDHVTEAINLLTNIIAGSMNNKGEYAHNSVFGITQSRLTNLRKDNNNATAST from the coding sequence ATGTCGATAAAACCTCTAGATTGTAATCAATTGTATAGGATTTCAACACTCACAGAGCTTGCAGCTGATTGTAAGTCAACTAAACATCTGCAACCACTCGATCAAATTATCGGCCAAGACCGGGCACAACAAGCGGTCGAATTCGCCATGTCGATAAAAGAAAAAGGCTATAACATCTACGCCCTTGGCCACAATGGCCTCGGCAAGCGCACCATGATATTACGCTATCTCAATCGCCATGAGCCAAGCAGTAATAATCAGGCCATTTTTGACTGGTGTTATACGGTTAATTTTGATGAAGCGCGTCACCCAAAAGTATTAAGGCTACCAGCTGGTACAGCGCATCAATTTAAAAAAGAGGTAGAAAGCCTCACCCTGCGCTTAGTAAAAGCATTATCGATGGCCTTTGATAATGAGATCTACTTCGCTCGCGCTGAAAAACTGAAAAACAGATTAGAAAAAAAACAAGAAGCGATATTACAAGATCTAACGAAATCTGCCGAGCAACATAGCATTAGCCTAACATTAACAGCACAAGGTGATTACCAGCTCGTCGCCATGAACGACAAAAATGAAGCCTACTCTGAAACCGATTTTGACGCGTTAACTGACAGTCAAAAAAAGCGCTTTGAAACTAAAATTACAGAATTAGAAATAAAGTTACGTGACATTATTCGTCAATTAACCATTTGGGAAGAAGAGTTCACTGATAAGATCCAAAAGCTTGATGAGCAAATTGCTCAGGATGTATTAGTTCATTGCACCACGCAATTAAAAGACAAATACAGTCACCTGCCCGAGGTGAAAGCCCATCTAATCGCCATGAATAAAGACATATTAGACAATCTTGATATCTTTGTTGAAGATAGCGAGGATGATATTACTTTGGCTTATGCCGCATTAGACAAAAAAATGCCTCGCCGTTATCAAATTAACGTACTCGTTTGCCAAGAAACCAACACCTTCCCTATCGTGGTGGAGGAAAGTCCCAATTACCATACTATTTTTGGCTATATCGAAAATGCAACGTTCAAAGGTACGGTGTTTACCGATGCCTCCTTGATTCGAGCGGGTAGCTTACACCGTGCCAATGGTGGGGTATTAATGATTGACGCGGTCAAGGTACTGGAGCGACCTTATGTTTGGGATGGCTTGAAACGAGCCTTGCGCGCCAATAAATTAAGCCTCAGCTCACTGGAAAGAGAAGTCAGTTTATCAGGTACTATTTCGTTAGATCCCGAGCCAATACCACTCTCGGTTAAGATCATCCTGTTTGGTGATTATCAGACTTATCAACTACTGCAACAATATGATCCTGAATTCAGAGAGTTATTTCGTGTTACAGCCGATTTTGAAGATGTCATGCCCAGAACAGAGATAGCGGAAGCCAACTATGCAAAGTTCATTTCCAGCATTGTCCACGATAACGATATGCTGCATTGCGACCGTAAAGCCATGAGCAGGATCATCGAGTACAGTTCACGCCAAGCGGAAGATCAAGACATGCTCTCCTTACATTCTGTTGATATCGCCAACTTATTACGTGAAAGTAATTACTGTGCACGTCTCGCCAATGCCACCCTTATTCGCTATCACCATGTTGAACAAGCGCTGACAAATAAACAGCAACGTGCAGGTAGATTACAAGACTATCTATTACAAAGCTTTATGAATGGTTCCACGCTCATTGATATTAAGGGCCACGTGGTAGGACAAATCAATGCGCTTTCCGTTATTGCAACAGCAGACAGTCAATTTGGTATTCCCGGTCGCATCACCGCGACCGCTTCTTTTGGCGAAGGTGAAATATTCGATATTGAACGACAGGTCAAACTCGGTGGTAATATCCATTCTAAAGGGGTTATGATCCTAACAGCTTATCTGGCTTCGGTATTTGGTCAAACTGCAATTATCCCACTCACAACGCGTTTAACGTTCGAACAATCTTACGGTCAAATCGATGGCGACAGTGCCTCTCTCGCCGAATGCAGCGCCATCATTTCGGCATTTTCTCAGGTACCATTACGTCAAGATATTGCCATCACCGGTTCCATGGATCAATTTGGTCATGCCCAGCCTATCGGCGGCGTAAATGAAAAAATAGAAGGCTTTTTTGATGTTTGCTCATCGATTACAACATTATCAACACAAGGGGTAATCATTCCGCGCGCTAATGTGCATAACCTGATGTTAAGAAGTGATGTAATTGCCGCTGTTGAGCAAGGTCTATTTCATATTTGGGCAATTGACCATGTCACCGAAGCGATTAATTTACTCACTAACATCATCGCAGGCTCAATGAACAATAAAGGCGAATATGCTCATAACTCTGTTTTTGGTATAACCCAAAGTCGATTAACCAATCTGCGCAAAGATAATAATAACGCCACCGCAAGCACGTAA
- a CDS encoding PolC-type DNA polymerase III, producing the protein MIVNADTLIILDFETTGLSPDMGDRAIEIGAVKIEDGKITGRFQELMHPGRRVSSFIADYTGITNTMLEDAAPCEEVMHRFADFIQGYNLVAHNASFDKRFLDAELTRIGRGYDGEFSCSLLVARRIFQDAPSHKLGELIKYTNIPSDGGFHRALFDSEMTTKLWLVMLDEMKSRYSLACIPFPLVQTLAKTPKKSVDSFLRRYNQ; encoded by the coding sequence ATGATAGTGAACGCTGATACCCTTATTATATTGGATTTCGAGACCACTGGATTATCTCCTGATATGGGTGATCGCGCGATTGAGATCGGAGCGGTAAAAATTGAAGACGGCAAGATCACTGGGCGCTTTCAAGAGTTGATGCATCCAGGCCGTCGTGTTAGTAGCTTTATTGCCGATTACACAGGTATCACCAATACCATGCTCGAAGACGCCGCCCCTTGTGAAGAAGTCATGCACCGATTTGCTGATTTTATCCAAGGTTACAATTTAGTGGCCCATAATGCCTCATTTGATAAGCGCTTTTTAGACGCTGAATTGACACGTATTGGTCGCGGTTATGATGGTGAATTTAGTTGTTCACTGCTGGTGGCAAGACGTATTTTTCAAGATGCCCCGAGTCATAAATTAGGTGAGTTAATTAAATATACCAATATCCCGTCAGACGGTGGTTTTCACCGTGCGCTATTTGATTCGGAAATGACCACTAAACTCTGGTTGGTGATGTTAGATGAAATGAAATCACGTTATAGCTTAGCCTGCATTCCTTTTCCGTTGGTACAAACGTTAGCTAAAACGCCAAAAAAATCAGTAGATAGTTTCTTGCGTCGTTATAATCAATAA